From the Acidimicrobiia bacterium genome, the window CGCAACGGTGTCGTGATCTGAGGTGGCGGCAGCCCATGCCGGGTTGTCGGTGAGACGGAGATCCTTGCGGAACCAGACCAGACCTGAGCTCACTTCGAGGTGTCCCGTCTCTTCGACTCGTCGATCCAGGCATCGACCCTGGCCCAGGTTTCGTACAACCAGGTGATCCGTTCTTGCCGGCCGGCGGGTATGTCACTGCGCGGAATTCTCCAGAACTCCACGCGAATGGTCGCGTCGACCATTCCTCCCGCCCAGATGTCGCGCAGGTGAGCGAAACCCTCGAGGCCCTGGTGGGTCAGAACCACGACGTCGGCGGTGCCGGCCGCGTCGAGTAGGGCGAGGGGTCCGCTGAGGCGGGGAGGAAGAACGTGGCTCAGCTGCTGAGCCTGCTCGAACATGCCCGGATCTCGTTCTCTCAGTTTCTCGAGGGCCCTGGTCTGTTTGGCCCTGGTGAAGCGGGTTCCCTCCGGGTAGATCAGCACCCCTTCGTTTGGTCCAAGGCCTGTGCCGAGTTCAGAAATGGCCGCCAGTTCGGATTGCGTGTCATCCGCACCCCGCCGGACGAAGTAGTTTGGAAGGCGGTTGCCGGCCACGTCCAGGCAGGGATCGCTCAGAAGCTCCCGCTTCAGGACATATCGCAGCAGCATGCGGTGGCGTGTGCTGACCAGAACCGCCGGCAGCAGATTGTCCACGATCGAGGCATGGCGGACCATCAAGATGATCGGGCCGGGGGCAACGACCTTCTCGCCGGCTACCTCGAGCCGAAGCGAGAAGATCCTCCTGGCTGCGGCGAGCAGAGTCCCTGCCCAGGCCTGCTGGATGGCGAAAGTCCAGCTCAGAAGCGGGCGACGATACCGGCCGAAGCCGGTGGCTACCCAGGTGGCACCAAGTGCGGCCAGGCCGGCGGTTTCCGCCGCCAGGTAGACGAGTCCGAAACAGTACAGACGGATCCCCATCCAGTGTTTGCGGCTGGTCAACCAGCGCACCGCGTCGAACACGGCGATCAATGGCAGCAGGACGGGTGCCACCATGAGCATCAGGACCAGACCACCAACGAATGTCGGGATGGTCCTCAGCCGCCGTCGCAGGGTTCCATCAGCCATGGTTCTTTCTAGCGCAGTTGGAGATGTTGTGGCTAGTGGCCGGCTCGCTCACTCCGGGCCGACCCCTCGAGTACCAGCGGGGGGAGAGTGGACCGACGGGACTCGGCCGCTCCGGTGATCCCCCGAGCCATCCGCGCGAAGATGATCTCGTGGAGTGGGGTGAGGGCAAGCCAGTAGAGGCGGGCCAGCAGTCCGCGGGGGTAGAAAGACGCTCTCTGGCGCAGACGGCTCCCGTTTTCATGCGGCTCTGCTTCGAACTCCAGCCAGGCTTCGCCCGGGAGCTTCATTTCTGCGTGGAGTTGGAGGAAACGACCCGGTTCGATCGAGGAAACTCGCCAGAAGTCCACGGCCTCCCCAACCCGCAGGTCTTCCGGGTGCCTTCTCCCTCTGCGCAAACCGACTCCACCGACGAGGGTGTCCACGATCCCTCGCAACGTCCAGGCCCAATCCGCGTAGTAGTAGCCGACCTCGCCACCGATCCGGCTGAACGCCCAGAAGAGGTCGTCGGTCGACGCAGGTGTCTCGACGGTACGTTCGTCGTGTTTGACGGTGGCGCCGGCCCATTCCGGATCGGTGGGTAGGGGCTCGGCAGGGGAGGCGGCGGCATCGGACCAGCGTGTAGTTATCTGAGAAACTTCAGAAGTGTGGAGAGCCAACCGAACGGATTCCCGGTAGCCGGTCAAACCGCCGGTCTTGGACTCGGCGACCGTGTTGTCCGTCACTATTACCTCGTTCTTCAGGCTCTCGACGAGCGGCTTCGCCACCCCGGCCGGTATTGGCGTGACGAGGCCGATCCAATGCTTGGAGAGCCACGGACTGAGGACCGGCACCGGGAGAATCACGCGCCGCGGCAGGCCGGCGACCTCCGCGTAGCCTCGCATCATTTCCTCGTAGGTCAGTTGGTCCGGTCCGCCGATCTCCCACACATGGGACTCGCCTCCGGGCTCCTCGACGGCTTCCACGAGAATCTTGAGGACGTCGGCGATGGAGATCGGTTGGCAGCGGGTGCGCACCCATCGCGGGGTGATCATGACGGGAAGGACCTCGGTGAGGTGTCTCAGCATCTCGAACGACACGGACCCCGAACCGATGATGACGGCCGCACGCAGCTCGGTTACGGGCGTGGATCCGGCGGCGAGGGTACGTCCAACCTCCTGGCGGCTGTTGAGGTGCTTGGACAGCCGGTCGCCTTCGCCTAGACCACCCAGATACACGATCCGCCTGAGTTGTGCGGCAGCGGCGGATTCTGCGAAGTTCTCGGCTGCTATCCGGTCACGCTCGTCGAAGTCGGCCTGCTCCCCACCCATCGAGTGGATCAGATAGAAAGCAGCATCGCATCCATCCATGGCCGTCTCGAGGCTCGGTCGATCGAACGCGTCGGCACCGACGACTTCCACTTCGTCGATCCACGGTTGGCCGGCGAGTTTCGCAGGGTTTCGAGTCATGCAACGGACCGAGTGGCCACCGGCGAGTAATGCCGGTACCAATCTCCCACCTATGTAGCCGGATGCTCCGGTGACCAGGATCTTCAAGAGTCTGCCCTTCCTAGATTGAGTTGAGGGATGGTTTCCATCACCATCCGCGTGTACCTTCGCCGCCTTTGAACGGACCCACGACGTCGTCGGTGATCCAGCCGCCGTAGAACTCCCCGGGCTGCGGCTCGGCGCGTTCTTCGCCCAGGTAGCAGGCGTCCATGCGGCCGGGGTAGAACGACACGTGATCGGCGATCATTTCGTAGCCGCGACTCGGTTGCGGGTAGCTCCATGCTGCGGCCGGCGCGGTGACTTCGCCGGCTCGAACGTCCCAGTAATGGGCTGCGCCTTTCCACTCGCATACGGTGCGCCGCGGATTCCGCACCAGTACCCCGGGGGAAACGTCTTCGATCGGCACGTAGATGTTCGGCGGATGGCTGGTTTCGAGAACCCGGAGTGCGCGAGAACTCTCGGCGATGGCCTCGCCGTTGAAGACGACCTTCACGAGGCGCGTTTCTGCCTCGACCCGCGGAGGCCTCGGGTAATCCCACACCGATTCCCGGCCGGCTCCCGGCTCCCGGCTCATCATGACCGGCGCTCGTGCAGGACTGCTCCAACCGTGGTCGTCATCGTCTTGGGGCGGTTGGCGGTCATGTCGGTAGCTCTCTGTGAGAACCCGCCGGATGGCGGAGCGATGTTCATGTCATCTCTTCTACGCTGCCGGGGCCGTGCACGGATGACGTCATCTCCCTAGATTGAGGCGCATGGATGACAGACTCCGGCTCAAGGCAGCTCAACTGGGCCGGATGCGGGGCATGACCCGCTACTACCACGAGCGGTTCTTCTCAGACGTGCGCTTCGCCGCAGCAACGATGCCGGCGCTCTTCATCCTGGGGTGGTGGGCGGTCGAGGAGGCTTTTCTACTGGTTCCGGTGGTGGCCCTCTTCGGAGCGACGATGACGGCCTTCGATGCTTCCTACCTGCTCTTCGCCCGTCATTACGCGGCCCGGCTGGAAGCCGACCTGAACGCTGCTCTGGGCGAGGGTACGCTTCTGGCGGCCCGGATCGAGGACACCTATCTGTTTCCTCTCAACGACCGCAAGATTGTCGTGGCGGCGCTGGGCGGCGGATTCACCTGGTTCGGGTTCATGACGCTCTTCATCACCGCACTGGGAGTGGCGGGCTTCTCGTTCGGGCTGGCCCTAGGTCTGCCCGTCCTCGGCGATCATGGTCCCGGATGGGTCGTCGCCTACCTCGCCTCCCTGGGTCTCCTGGCGGCCTGTGCACTCGGGACCGGCGTTTGGTGGTTCGTCGGTGGTGAAGGCGAGCGGCGCCTCAGTTCTGTTCTCGAAACTTGACGGGGGTCGGTGGCCGTTGATCGAATCCGCCCAGGCTCGACCCTCACGCAGTGGCTGATTACCACGCCGTCGTAGTGGGTGCCGGACCGAACGGTCTGGCGGCGGCCGCCTATCTGACTCGGGCCGGGAAGCGTGTCCTGGTAGTGGAGCAGGCAGACGAAATCGGGGGCGGCACGCGGACCGCGGAACTCACTCTGCCCGGATTCCTCCACGACATCTGTTCGGCGATACATCCTCTGGGTATTGCCTCTCCGTTCTTTCGGGAGATCGGACTCGACGTCGAGTGGATTCAGCCTGATGTGCCCGTCTCGCATCCGTTGGATGGAGGGCGCGGAGCAGGACTGTTCCGCTCGCTCGAGGAGAGCGCGGCGCGTTTCGGGGGAGACGCAGCACACTATCGGAAGGTCGTCGGGCCGCTGGTCGAGAGTGCCGACCACCTCGTCGATCAGTTTCTCGGACCGCTGCGGGTCCCGCGCCACCCGGGGTCCTTCGCACGCCTGGCATCGCGCGGTGTCCTGCCCGCTTCGAGGATCATCGGTGGTTTCGCCACCGATGAGGCGCGAGCCGTACTGGCCGGTATGGCCGCTCACGCCATCGCGCCGCTGAGTTCGCCCTTCACGGGGGGAGTGGCGCTGCTCTTCGCGCTAACGGCCCACGCCTACGGGTGGCCGATGGCGAGGGGCGGATCACAGCGAATCGCCGAAGCACTGGCCGCTATCGTCGTCGATGGTGGTGGATCGATCGAGACCGGCCATCGGGTTTCGTCTCTCGATGAGTTCGGTGGGACGAGCGTCTTCCTGCTCGACTTGATGCCTGAGGCGGCGTTGAATGTGGCCGGCGATCGAGTGGGTCCCCTGCTTGCACGCCGGTGGTCCGGCCGCAAAGCCGGGCCGGCGTCCTTCAAAGTGGATTGGGCCCTCGACGGGCCGATTCCGTGGTCCGATGAAGTCAGTCCGCGCGCCGGTACCGTCCATCTCGGGGGCACCTTCGAGGAAGTGATGGCTTCGGAAGGTGAAGTCCTGGCAGGCCGGCATCCCGAGCGGCCGTTCGTGCTCGTTGCCCAACACACCCTCTACGATCGGACGCGGGCACCGGAGGGCAAGCACACCGCCTGGGCCTACTGCCACGTCCCATCTGGATCCAACCGTGACATGACCCATTCCATCGAGTCTCAGGTCGAGCGATTCGCCCCCGGATTTCGCGACCAGATCCTGGCGCGCAGCACCCTCGATGCCGGCGGTCTCGAAGCCCACAATCCGAACTACCCGGCCGGGGATATTGCCGGTGGGGAGTTCGGTATGAAGAAGGTCCTTCAGTTCGGCACAGGGCGCCCCTACAAGTTGGGCAACGGTGTCTATCTATGCTCATCGGCTACGCCGCCCGGTGCCGGCGTGCACGGTATGTGTGGCGTTTTCGCGGCGAAGGCGGCGCTGGAAGCGATGGGCTGAGCTGCCGACGAGGAGCGGCGACCGGGCGGTGCCGCGTGGCCCGACGCGGCGCGGCCGGGTCCGTCGCCCACTCCAGGCGCAAACGACAGACCGTCCGTCTCGCTAACCTCCCGGCGTGCGTCCAATCCGGATCGGTTTTCTCCTTCTGACTCTCGTGGCTGCCGGCTGCAGCAGCAGCACAGCCCTCACCACATCGACCAGCACCACGACCACGACCGCCCGAGTTTCGACCACTACGACGCTGCCGGTGGATCCTCTGACGCTGCTCATCGAAGAGCTGACGACGGTCACTGAGACCGTGCGTCAACTCGACTTCCGCTCTCCGCCCGACCTGGTTTTCGTCACGGACGCCGAGCTCGCCGTCCGGGTGCGAGCGCTGATCGAGGACGAACTCGACCCCGTTGAAACCCGACGGGATGCGCTTCTGCTCGCTGCCCTGGGACTCATCGACCCCGGAACGGATCTGGCTACCCTATATACCGACCTCTACTCCGAGCAGGTTGTGGGTTTCTACGACGGGGAGTCCGGAGAGCTCGTCGTGCCGATCGGCGACGGAGAGTTATCGCAGTTGCAGCGGCTCACACTCGTTCATGAGCTGACCCATGCCCTCACCGATCAGCATTTCCGGTTTGCCGGCGAGATGATCGAACTGGAAGACGGTCAACTATTCGAACGTCTTACCGCCCTGAGCGCGGTGGCAGAAGGCGACGCCAAGCTGACTGAGGCCCTGTACATGAAGACGCTGGCCCGGGATGCACAGCTGGAAATACTCCAGAGCTCCCTCGAGGTCGATTCGGACGTCTTCTACAGCACTCCTCGCTTCCTCCAGGAACTGCTGTTGTTCCCCTACACGGCCGGATTCGACTTCGTAACCGACGTCTGGGAGTCCGGCGGGTTCGAGGCGGTCAACGCTCTATACGTGGATTCACCGACCACGACCGAGCAGATCTTCCACCCTGCCGACTTCATGGCCGGCGAGCAGCCGGTCGACGTCGAGCCGGGCGAGTTCGTTCCGGACGGCTACGACGTTGTCGAAACGTCCGTCTGGGGCCAGGCGGCCTTCCGCGCCATGTTCGGGCAGGCTCTGGATGACTCCGTTGCGACGGCCGCCGCAGTTGGATGGGGTGGTGACACGTATCGCCTGATGTGGAACGGTGAATCGGATATCGTGTTCGATCTGGTTTTCTCGGGGGATTCCTCCATAGACAACGAGGAAATGTTCGAAGCGCTGGACTCCTTCGTTCGGCGCCAGATCGACGGTGAGATCACCGGCCTGGACGACGGCTACGTCGAGGTGAGCGGCGAAGACTTCGCGGTCGTGGACGTGTCGGACGGCCTGATCCGCTTCATCCTGGCCACCGACCCGGCGGTCGGACGGCTCGTTGTGGACTCGGTGGCGCCATGAGCGGCGTCCTCATATTGTGCGCTACCCCCATCGGCAACTTGTCGGACATGTCGCAGCGGCTGATCGAAACACTGCGGACCGCCGACGTCGTGTTCGCCGAGGACACTCGTCGTTCACGGATCTTGCTCGATGCCGCCGGTGCCTCCGTGCCGATGCGGTCCTACTTCGCAGGGAATGAGGAAGCCCGCCGGGACGAACTTGCCCGCCGGCTCGAGGGCGGCGAAACGGTGGCGCTGGTGACCGATGCCGGGATGCCCGCCATATCGGACCCGGGTCTGTCGGCGGTCCGGGTCGCCATCGAGGTCGGCGCCCGGGTCACCGCCGTTCCCGGCCCCAGTGCCGCCACGATGGCATTGGCGCTCAGCGGTTTCCCGTCTGACCGCTTCGCCTTCGAAGGCTTTCTGCCGCGCAAGGGCGCCGATCGGCGCAGGCGAATCGAGGCGCTGGCTTCGGAGGAACGAACGGTTGTCCTCTTCGTAGCGCCGACCAGGCTCGCCGCCGACCTGGCGGCCCTCGCCAAAGCTCTCGAACAAGCCCGTGAGGTGGCGGTCACCCGCGAACTGACCAAGCTTCACGAGGAAGTCTGGCGAGGCACCCTTGGAGAAGCCCTGGTCGAATGGACGGATCGCCGGGCCAGGGGAGAGTTCACGATCGTGATCGCCGGAGCCGAACCGGCGGTCCCATCCTTCGAAGATGCGGTTCAGAGAGCGAGAGACCTGATCGGCGGCGGAATGTCGAAGGCAGACGCGGCCCGCCGCGCCGCCGAGGAATCTCGAGTAGCGAGACGTCCGATCTACGAGGAACTGCTCGAGAGAGATGATCCGCCGACCGGCGGTTGATGACCGGAGACGGCGGGCTTATCTAGCCGATTTCACCACGGCACGTTATACAGATGCCCTTTCCCTTGAATGCTCCAACGTCGTCCGTCGAGCCACAGAAGGTGCAGGTGGATTCGAGCTTCTTGATGACGATGCTGTCGCCTTCGACGGCAATTGTCAGGTAGTCGCCCTCACGGATCTTGAAGAGCCTCCGCGTTTCGGCCGGAATAACAATGCGGCCCAGGTCGTCGATCTTCCGGGTCATGCCTGTGTCCATGAGACCTCGCAGATGGAAATCGGTGGCCGCCACCCCTGAGCAACGGCCTTGCTGTCCCCCTCGTTGCAAGTGTAGCGATCTAACTGGTTGAGGTTTCCATGTGGTTTTCACCACTACCCTCACGTTGATGTCGCCCCGCTGGGTGGATACCCACTGTCACCTGCAGCTAAGTCCTCGCCCCGCAGAGGACCTGATCGACCGTGCCGCTCAGGTCGCATGGATGGTCGTCCCGGGCGTTGATGTCGAATCGACTGCCGCCGCTGCGCAACTCGCCGAACGGTATCCACAGCGGCTTCTGTTCACCGCCGGCCTGCATCCTCACGACGCCCGCAAGTGGCCCGAGCAGCGTGAGGAACTCACGGACTTCTTCGAGAAGGCCGCCGCCGTCGGGGAGATCGGCCTCGACTTCTACCGCAACCTTTCTTCGCGCGAATCTCAGATCGAGGCCTTTCGCGATCAGATTCGCGCCGGCCTCGACCTCGACAAGCCCCTGGTAGTCCATGTCCGGGACGCCTTCCGGGAGTCGTTCGAGATAATCGAGGAGATGGGGGCGGGGAGGCGGACCGTGCTCCACTGCTGGACGGGCGGACCCAAGTGGACCAAACGGTTCATGGAACTCGGGGTCATGTTCTCGTTCGCCGGTCCGATTGCCTTTGAAACAGGAGACACCGTCCGGCTGGCGGCCGCCGTCGTGCCACCGGGCCGTGCTCTGGTCGAAACCGACACCCCCTACTTGTCGCCTCCGCCCTTTCGTAACGAAGACAACGAACCCGGCCGGGTGGCTCTGGTCGGCGAGGCGCTCGCCGGAGTGTGGGGAATGGATGCAGATGAAGTCGCGGAAATCACATCAGAGAACGCGACAAAAGTATTTCGATCATGACGGAGCCACAGGGCCGGCGCGAAATGCGAGATCTGCTCGAGAAACATGGTCTCGTGCCCCGCAAGGCACTCGGTCAGCATTTCCTTTCCGACCCGAACATAGTGCGCCGGATCGTTCGCCTGAGCGGTGTCGACGAGACGTCGAACGTACTCGAGATCGGCGCCGGGACCGGGACGCTCACCCGCGGTCTGGCGGCCACCGGTGCCCGGGTGATCGCCTATGAGCTGGACCGTCACCTGGAGCCTTTGCTCGAAGACACGGTGGGTGACCTTTCCAACGTCGAGATCAGAATCCAGGACGCATCGGAGATTCGACCGGAAGAGTTCGATGGTGACTGGACCCTGGTTGCCAATCTTCCATATCACGTCGGCACGCCACTCCTCCTCGATCTCTTGCGGTTCGCGCCGGGGATTCGCAGTTTCGTCGTCATGGTCCAGCGTGAAGTGGCGGATCGGTTCACCGCCAAGCCCGGCAGCAAGCAGTTCGGTTTGCCGACGGTGGTCATCGACCTGCACGCCGAGATCAAGTTCGGTTTCGCCGTCGCACCCCAGGTCTTCTTCCCGCCTCCGCAGGTCGCCTCGGCGGTGATGACGCTGAAGCGAAGGGCCGAGGTCTCGGAGTTTGCCGAGTCCGCGACGAGGCTCGCCGCAGTGGGTTTCTCGCAGCGGCGCAAGATGCTCAGATCATCGCTCAAAGGAGCCCTGGATGATCCGGTGGCCGCCTGCGCAGCGGCGGGAATTGATTCAACATTGCGAGCCGAGTCGTTGACCACGGCCGACTGGCTGGCGCTGGCCGGGGTCGGCTCATGAAGATCGAAACACCCGCCAAAGTGAACCTCTCGCTCCGCGTTCGGCGTCGCGATGAGAGCGGCTATCACCCGCTCCTGTCGATCGTGCAGGCCATCGAGCCGTTCGACACGCTCTACTTCGACGTCGTCGACGAGGATCGCCTCACCATCGAAGGTATCCGCCTGCCGGTCGAAGAAGACAACCTCATCTGGAGAGCGGTTCGCGCTGCTGTGCCGGAACGAAACCGGGGCCTGGATGTGAGGTTGATCAAGGAGATCCCAACTGCAGCCGGGCTCGGGGGAGGAAGCTCGGACGCAGCCGGCACGCTTCTCGCGGTCGAGGCGCTGTTCGGGCTCGAACATCAGCCGGCGACCGCCGCCGGAATCGGAGCGGACGTGCCGTTCTTCCGGACGGGGGGTCTTGCCCGGATGGAAGGGTACGGCGAGATCATCTCCCCGCTGGCTGCAGCGGCGGGATACCACCTGGCCCTCGTCGTTCCTCCCTTCGATCTGTCGACCCCGGCCGTGTACGGCGCCTGGGATCGTCTCGAGAACCCCAGCGGCTACGAGGTTGGCGGCTCGGCGCTGCCTCCGGCGCTCCGCCATCTCGGGCCTTTCGTCAACGATCTCTATCCGGCCGCCCTATCGTTGGTGCCGCAACTCGACGACTGGCGATCCGAGCTGGCGGCCCGCTGGAGCCGGCCCGTCCTCATGTCCGGAAGCGGCCCCTCGCTCTTTGCCTTCTTCGAGAACGCTGAGGAGGC encodes:
- a CDS encoding SDR family oxidoreductase, whose amino-acid sequence is MKILVTGASGYIGGRLVPALLAGGHSVRCMTRNPAKLAGQPWIDEVEVVGADAFDRPSLETAMDGCDAAFYLIHSMGGEQADFDERDRIAAENFAESAAAAQLRRIVYLGGLGEGDRLSKHLNSRQEVGRTLAAGSTPVTELRAAVIIGSGSVSFEMLRHLTEVLPVMITPRWVRTRCQPISIADVLKILVEAVEEPGGESHVWEIGGPDQLTYEEMMRGYAEVAGLPRRVILPVPVLSPWLSKHWIGLVTPIPAGVAKPLVESLKNEVIVTDNTVAESKTGGLTGYRESVRLALHTSEVSQITTRWSDAAASPAEPLPTDPEWAGATVKHDERTVETPASTDDLFWAFSRIGGEVGYYYADWAWTLRGIVDTLVGGVGLRRGRRHPEDLRVGEAVDFWRVSSIEPGRFLQLHAEMKLPGEAWLEFEAEPHENGSRLRQRASFYPRGLLARLYWLALTPLHEIIFARMARGITGAAESRRSTLPPLVLEGSARSERAGH
- a CDS encoding NAD(P)/FAD-dependent oxidoreductase — translated: MADYHAVVVGAGPNGLAAAAYLTRAGKRVLVVEQADEIGGGTRTAELTLPGFLHDICSAIHPLGIASPFFREIGLDVEWIQPDVPVSHPLDGGRGAGLFRSLEESAARFGGDAAHYRKVVGPLVESADHLVDQFLGPLRVPRHPGSFARLASRGVLPASRIIGGFATDEARAVLAGMAAHAIAPLSSPFTGGVALLFALTAHAYGWPMARGGSQRIAEALAAIVVDGGGSIETGHRVSSLDEFGGTSVFLLDLMPEAALNVAGDRVGPLLARRWSGRKAGPASFKVDWALDGPIPWSDEVSPRAGTVHLGGTFEEVMASEGEVLAGRHPERPFVLVAQHTLYDRTRAPEGKHTAWAYCHVPSGSNRDMTHSIESQVERFAPGFRDQILARSTLDAGGLEAHNPNYPAGDIAGGEFGMKKVLQFGTGRPYKLGNGVYLCSSATPPGAGVHGMCGVFAAKAALEAMG
- the rsmA gene encoding 16S rRNA (adenine(1518)-N(6)/adenine(1519)-N(6))-dimethyltransferase RsmA, which produces MTEPQGRREMRDLLEKHGLVPRKALGQHFLSDPNIVRRIVRLSGVDETSNVLEIGAGTGTLTRGLAATGARVIAYELDRHLEPLLEDTVGDLSNVEIRIQDASEIRPEEFDGDWTLVANLPYHVGTPLLLDLLRFAPGIRSFVVMVQREVADRFTAKPGSKQFGLPTVVIDLHAEIKFGFAVAPQVFFPPPQVASAVMTLKRRAEVSEFAESATRLAAVGFSQRRKMLRSSLKGALDDPVAACAAAGIDSTLRAESLTTADWLALAGVGS
- a CDS encoding TatD family hydrolase — translated: MSPRWVDTHCHLQLSPRPAEDLIDRAAQVAWMVVPGVDVESTAAAAQLAERYPQRLLFTAGLHPHDARKWPEQREELTDFFEKAAAVGEIGLDFYRNLSSRESQIEAFRDQIRAGLDLDKPLVVHVRDAFRESFEIIEEMGAGRRTVLHCWTGGPKWTKRFMELGVMFSFAGPIAFETGDTVRLAAAVVPPGRALVETDTPYLSPPPFRNEDNEPGRVALVGEALAGVWGMDADEVAEITSENATKVFRS
- the rsmI gene encoding 16S rRNA (cytidine(1402)-2'-O)-methyltransferase, whose translation is MSGVLILCATPIGNLSDMSQRLIETLRTADVVFAEDTRRSRILLDAAGASVPMRSYFAGNEEARRDELARRLEGGETVALVTDAGMPAISDPGLSAVRVAIEVGARVTAVPGPSAATMALALSGFPSDRFAFEGFLPRKGADRRRRIEALASEERTVVLFVAPTRLAADLAALAKALEQAREVAVTRELTKLHEEVWRGTLGEALVEWTDRRARGEFTIVIAGAEPAVPSFEDAVQRARDLIGGGMSKADAARRAAEESRVARRPIYEELLERDDPPTGG
- a CDS encoding DUF427 domain-containing protein, encoding MSREPGAGRESVWDYPRPPRVEAETRLVKVVFNGEAIAESSRALRVLETSHPPNIYVPIEDVSPGVLVRNPRRTVCEWKGAAHYWDVRAGEVTAPAAAWSYPQPSRGYEMIADHVSFYPGRMDACYLGEERAEPQPGEFYGGWITDDVVGPFKGGEGTRGW
- a CDS encoding lysophospholipid acyltransferase family protein, translating into MADGTLRRRLRTIPTFVGGLVLMLMVAPVLLPLIAVFDAVRWLTSRKHWMGIRLYCFGLVYLAAETAGLAALGATWVATGFGRYRRPLLSWTFAIQQAWAGTLLAAARRIFSLRLEVAGEKVVAPGPIILMVRHASIVDNLLPAVLVSTRHRMLLRYVLKRELLSDPCLDVAGNRLPNYFVRRGADDTQSELAAISELGTGLGPNEGVLIYPEGTRFTRAKQTRALEKLRERDPGMFEQAQQLSHVLPPRLSGPLALLDAAGTADVVVLTHQGLEGFAHLRDIWAGGMVDATIRVEFWRIPRSDIPAGRQERITWLYETWARVDAWIDESKRRDTSK
- a CDS encoding AbrB/MazE/SpoVT family DNA-binding domain-containing protein, whose protein sequence is MDTGMTRKIDDLGRIVIPAETRRLFKIREGDYLTIAVEGDSIVIKKLESTCTFCGSTDDVGAFKGKGICITCRGEIG